Genomic DNA from Methanomassiliicoccales archaeon:
ATAATTTACCGTTGCGAAGTCGCAGGCTCGCTCGCATTTGAACGATGGGGAGCGCCAGAAACTTAAAAGCGGGCAGCCGCGATACTGCGATGCATGTGGCGGCCGCTTGACCTGGAAGCCTGGAGCTCTAAACGTCGAGAGAATCTGGACAGCGTCAAGCCTTCCGTCTCAGAGATTATCGATTACGTTAGGAACGAAGGCGACAAAGCGCTTTTCGACCTGGCCGAGCGCTTCGATAAGGTGAAGCTGAAAGCCCTGAGAGTGGACGAAGAGCAGTTGAAGGCCGCCCGCGAAAGCATCGAGCCAGCACTTGTCAGCACCCTGCAGGAGGCAAGAAAGCGGATCGAGCGCTTCCACCGCATGCAGCTGAAGGACCAGACCTGGCTGAAGGAAGTGGAGCCGGGCGTATCCCTCGGAGTAAGGGTAACGCCTTTGGAACGGATCGGTGCCTACATACCTGGTGGCAGAGCATCGTATCCAAGCACCGCCCTGATGTGCGTGATCCCCGCCAAAGTGGCAGGAGTGAAGGAGATCGTCTGTTGCACGCCTCCCCCCGCCAACCCATTGACGTTGGCCGCCCTGGAGATCGTAGGGGCGGACGAGGTGTACCTGGTCGGGGGGGCGCAGGCGGTAGCGGCCATGGCCCTCGGAACGAAGACGATCAGGCGGGTGCAGAAGATCGTCGGTCCAGGCAACGTCTACGTCACCGCGGCCAAGATGATGCTGCGCGATCGCGTTGAGATAGATTTTCCTGCCGGTCCGAGCGAGATCGTCATCGTTGCGGATTCGAGCGCGAACCCGGAGTTCATAGCCGCCGATATCCTGGCCCAGGCGGAGCACGATCCGAGGTCCCCCTGTGCCCTGGTGACCACCGATCCCGATCTGCCGAGGAAGGTGGGAGATGCTC
This window encodes:
- the hisD gene encoding histidinol dehydrogenase, producing MWRPLDLEAWSSKRRENLDSVKPSVSEIIDYVRNEGDKALFDLAERFDKVKLKALRVDEEQLKAARESIEPALVSTLQEARKRIERFHRMQLKDQTWLKEVEPGVSLGVRVTPLERIGAYIPGGRASYPSTALMCVIPAKVAGVKEIVCCTPPPANPLTLAALEIVGADEVYLVGGAQAVAAMALGTKTIRRVQKIVGPGNVYVTAAKMMLRDRVEIDFPAGPSEIVIVADSSANPEFIAADILAQAEHDPRSPCALVTTDPDLPRKVGDALRRQLKGSKRQEILLKSMDNAGYLVIKGIHEAGEVVNRIAPEHLSVQCSNPLRFLDEVQNAGSIFLGHYAAVACGDYASGTNHVLPTAGFASLYSGLDVWHFCKRTSVQMIEREGLEEIGDVVERLAKAEGLEAHARSVSLRRKSKQGS